The region CCAATATCACATCCCAGTGGCTTCACATATTTCTGGAACGTGAGCAAAGTTAGGGAAATTGTGATATTTTTCCCTGGCGTGCTGGTACCTAATTTCTTGTAATAACCGACACTTTATCACCCAGGATAACTGTATACGACAAGATATATTTCCTGGGATTAGAGGCTGGAATCTGTGAGAAATTTGATCAGGGGTTTGGCTCATATTCTTGACAGGTTTGAGCCTTGGGTATGCGATTGTTACTTAACCTGCCGTCTAGTTGGAGTTATTGATAGCAGAACATTCTCAACAGGGGATTTAGAATTTCTGACTAATTAGATCTATGTGGCATTTCATATTCCTTGCATATAACCATTAATCCTTCAAACACGATGACCTAATCCGTATGTGTAATGAAATTGACATGTTAAAACATTCACAACTGTTGCGCGCAAAAATCTATCGTGTTAGTGGGATTTTCTTAGtcattcatattcaatttcatGAACTTTGTATTTTTACCGTGATTAGCTCAAATGAGGCGGCAAGCTGTGATTCTCTCGCACTGCCGACTTAGTTTTCAATTTACGCCGGAATTCTATGGTATTTCACGCTGAATTACGACACTGAGCCATTTGATCCACATTTTGTCAACAACTTTAATTCAATCGCGAATAGCTTTCatcgtttcaaaataatcgtGGCTTTATTCGTCgcatttcattgaattattttttcaaaagctaTTGGATTTACCGAAGAATAATCTAATACGAATTAGTTGTCCTAGCTCTGCACTCAAGTAATAAACATGTATTAACATTTATCAGATCTATGAAAACTCGAGTACCTACTCCAAATAAAGAAATGAGTGCATTGgtgaattttatttcgaatTCAACGATGCAATTTATAgattattttgaatgaatgaaataatctAACCGAACGtggttttcaaatttcacgTATTACAGACACTCTGTGATGCTGATCGATTTCAAAAGGCATTcactatatacatttcattggAATATATATTGGCTTCGTTTGATTCTGTAAGAACCTGGCTAACCTTTAGTTGCTATGGAAACAGCATCGGTTACGGGTGTTTCCTGAAATGAAACAAGCTGTGAAGGGAAATTGTTTACCTTAAAACTCTCGCGAGGTGGTGCATTTTGGTGGCTTCTAAATAAGTACGTTGAAAAATGATACAAGTCAATTTTAACATTGTCAAGTCTGAGCCGATTATCAGCGGGGTAATCTTATTTATGTCGTAATATGATCAGGCGAGTTTACCCTCGCAGTCTCCTCTTCCTAAATAGCCCCGAGTACTCATCCATCGTcatcattatatcattttcttaAGGGACTCCATTGTGTGTAATGTTTGCGAGGAGTAAATGCTCCAGAGCGTTTTACCGGAGTCATGGAAACAAATATCTTTTCGGATAACTCGCATAAGCAGCTTCGAAAGCAAAAACGACGTCTTCACCTTGGCTTTCTTAATTAGCTTCAATATagccacaaaatttagttacgCACGTGCAAGTGACAGGAAGTCAGTGAATATCGTATTCGCATGTTGTTGTCATGGTTCTGTATGAGGTTGATCTAGAGTTTGATAAGAGTTTAATATCGTGGACCGAGAGGCCAGAGAAAAACTGAAGCACGCTTTACGAAATGTGACGTATCAAATCCACGATAGACACTGACGTATAACCCGGGTTTATTTCTCCACGTGTTCGtgcaaaatttatcaatataacgAAATTTGCGCGTAGGCAGAAAAAGATCAGTTGGTCTGCTTGTCGCCATCGCGCTCAGCTGAATCGCAGTTACCGGTCGTTGACGCTATCAACAGTTTACTGCGAAAAATCGGTTTATTGCTATTGCACTGCAAAAACAAAGGTTCTAGGTGCAACTAACAATACAGGTGTTATGGTTTATTCTGTTTGGGAAAAGGGATGGAAAAGGTGAGAAATCATCTTCCAGGTGATTCTGAAATCCACTTTGCTTTAAAGTGTGGCATCTGGTATTTACCGATCATAGGCACGTTCAGCGGCGTTGATTTGTGATTGAATTCAATATCCCATCGGAACCTTCAATAAGTTAGAGAGCACTGCCCCAATTCACATTTACATATTATACCGCACAAGAATGTCGGCCACAGACTGCTAGTCTCGAGGGGATTCATTAAACTGATGCGCATCAATTTAATCTGTCCGCTCGACAAATGATCAAATTCCGTGTACGTTAGGTGCATTTCTGTCAAAACAGCATTAATGGATTCTGATCATCTATGCGCATTCATTATAGCCTATAGCCCCGTCATGTTATCGCCATCCGTACAAATCCATTATGCTAAttaatatatcaaataacGATGTCATGAAAGACCACACATTGACTTAAAAATCTAGAAAGGACGCTAAAATCTTTtagatgatgatattgaatttctattttttttgtatttcaaaAGCTGTTCCTGCAGATACACTGTTAGAAGTCAACGTCGAATTTGATAATGGGGACGAAGACGCTAATACAAAACCTGGCGTGCCATACAGAACCGTTGAATACTCCAATAATGCCGCCgccaaaaagaagaatatcGTACACGATAGAATGCAAGGCGACCAGCCGATGAATAGCGATGAAAACGTTAGCAAAGTTCGCCAAAAACGAAAAGGATTACAAACCGTGCAATGTGAGCATCTCGTTTGCAACAATGACGGAACGTGCGTCATTGATGAAGTTACGAAGCAGCAACGATGCCAATGTAAATTGGGATATACCGGGAAATACTGCGAGGAAAGTAAGtacatacacatatatataatacCCATCTGGGATATGTTCTTATATTCCTCGTTGTCTACTCATTACCGGGGTCCTAAATCTCATTTCACGCGAACATAAACAAATAATGACGCATGGAACACTGATAGTTCGTCTCGTTAAATCGTTACAACATTCTCTAATCAAAATCTCACTTCTCGTTATCGTTACTATCAGTTCCTAGTTGCACAGGGAAAATGGACAGTGCAGTTCGGCCCGAGTCATCAGGCAAAATTGTCTACACCCTAATCTAAGGTTAATTTCAAACACACGCATCGAATATGAAATCTGTAACTCTGCGTTTTTgtgtagattttattttcgatttcatatctcattttcaattgagaatATATAACTAGCCATCGTTCATTCTCTCTTTTACTCTCTATAGCCTTAATCTATGATTATCCAGCAGGGCGACTAAAGTTAAAGAACGTGCTAAATCCTACCCGTAGGTCTGTGGAGaacattaatgaattattctaTTAAATGCTCCTTTGTATCGCAGGTGCAGATTTCTTTTTTAGTATAAAATGATTGCGGAGGCAAAGCTCTAGGGTTTTGTTAAATATCGAGCGGTGTGTAtaggttttgttattttgtatttatCTTTTTTGACATTTGGTATTACGTTGAATTCGACGACAAAATGATGCAATCGATGGCAAAATGTTGACGTGTATATAATAAATAGTAGAAAGAAATGTCGATAAACAAAGCATAATTCAATCGTTATCAACTTTTGAGAAACATCGGAAGCTTTTAACTCCTTGAATGGGTTGtaagaaaaatttatttcgagTGGGACATTTTACGTTACACAGGTCGACTATACTCTTTAtcgttttgttttatttcaatctaTCGACTGCAATCGTTTGTCGGATAAAGTTCTCCCTGATGGGGTATGAGGATTTACGATTAATGCCAGTATAACACGGATCTGTTAGTTTAGGGAATTGCGGGAACTTTATCTCTTTCTCATACAATCACTTTTCTGTGCATGTTATGAGATTTTCTACGCATCGATTTTGAATCATAGAAACCTTATAACATTTAATGCCGACGCCACTAACGAGTCACGATATTCCGAAGTCTCCaattttgttgatattttccgcATGGTTTTTTGATCTAATCCTCTATTTCATGCTTTCAAAAGACGAACATTTTATTCGGCTTTCGTGACAAATAAAGTGTCAGTAATTTGCCCGCTTATAAGTTGGTTTACGAAATCGTTAACGATGTCAAGCATCTTCCGACGAACGGCGAAACAAATTATGAGAAACCAGATATACGCTGTCATCTGTAACTTCAACACTGAATTacaagaaatgatgatatgaCGAAATTATATTATCGAATTGAATATAAATCGTTCTCGTGTATCCAAATTGATAGAATTTATTGAAGAACGAATAAGTTGAACAATAATGCCCggtctttttctaaagtttgTTTTCGGCATCTACAAGAAGTAAGATCTATCGAAGCAATAAAGACCATCGTATTAAACAATTGTTTCCTCCAATACGCTGTATAAACTACTTTGAATAATGGCCATTATTTTACGAGTCCTTAGTTGGAAGCGGTCCCGAGAGGAGGCTGTAATTGGTTGGTACACTCGTGGAATATCGTCTGCGATATTGATCCGAGAAAGCAGAGGCTATCTTTCGACATGGCGATGCCTGAAATGAGCGAGAATATGGTTAATGTCtgccataaaatagatttttattaGTCGCGGTTGTGACGACGACCGTTACTGTTGAGTTTATCTGGGCATATCATTTCAATGTTAATCGTAGAATGATCGGAGCGCACCCGTCGATACAAGACTTTGATCAATCTCAACTTCTGGTAAATTTTACGCCAGTCAGTTCTAGAAATGGACCTGGATATATTGGGCTTTTCAAAAGTTTGCTTATAAGATCGAtcatgataaagttgatagatATTCATAATTGGATACTGTGTATTTGCACTTTTTCAACCGGCAGAATGCGCAACTTCCACCATCAATATTTGTCGCCATTTCAGAACTCAAGGGTAACTCCAATTAGAGCTCATGCTCTTTTGATAGTTGTTTTCCGACCCAGTAATTAAGTTATAGCTATAACCGTATTGATTAACTGTAGAGAACATTGATAAATGATACCCTTACGGTATACTGCGTCTTCCCATAGCTTAGAAAAGAAATCTGCAAACTTTCCGATTTATCTTGATGCagtcttcaaaaatatctggTAATTGCACGATGGGTtaccattttaataacaaacgAATCATGCCTTGGAGGAAGATTTAGTCACTTCCGAACTTATTTCTATGTCCTGAAACATCGAATGTCAACTTCACTTGATAGTTTGCTCTTATCGCTTTGATCTTAGTCTCTACGAACGTGCTAGTTTACCTATCCGAAAAATAAGACCGCAAGCCTCTCTCTTTTCTATTTGCAGAACTGGACGTGAGGTATCCACTATTAAGTGGATTTGGCTACGTAGCTTTCCCTCCTCTGCAGCACGCTAGTAGTAAGTGTGACATCAATATACGGTTTAGACCGGATGTCCATCGTGGTGCTAACGGTTTACTGCTCTACACCGGTGACGTGAGTGGGTATTATCCGGATTTCTTCTCAATTGCGTTGAAAGACGGCTATCCTGAATTCAGGTATGTATATAATCCGCGACAATCGCCCCCACTTTCCTCTGGTAGTCTATAGAAAAACGTTTCTAAGTGCTCTGGTTATCTTCACCAGAAAAGTCTAATTCTAAGAAATAATCTCCTCACGTATATCTGAATTGTTGCCGGCGACTAAACGACGAAAGTCAACGCTGGTAAGTAGATTACGCCATTTGCAACCGTTTCCATTTTGCGTACATTTGTGAGCTtgtaaccagaaaaaataccgTCGACCACAACGAAATGCCCTCGCTAGTTTACCTCGCCGAAATATTCTCAGACGAATTGATTGGCATTCGACTAGGCAAAAATTTCGATGGGAAATCAAAAACCTGTCATATTACCTGAAATGCCTCGTAAATCGGGTTTTGATCTTATTTGCTTTGCAGAAAATCCGGTAATAAATACTCGTGACTTCTGCTTCTGCGTAACACACCGTGAAAATAAGCATGTTTCATTAACTAGCTTGCCTGGCTTGATTTTATCAGTATCTCTTGCCGTGATGCAATTGTGCGATCGTTAGCTAATATTGATGGCTGTCACTGATAAATTATCTAGTCGATGTTGACCATAAAGTCTTTTCAGTCGAATGCCATGCGAATGGCTCACTAATATCAGTTACGTCTACATCACTGGCAGTTTCTTTGATGACAGGAAATTCCTAAAATTGTGCGGCCAAATATCCTAAAAAATGGATGAACACTTGGATGACATTGTGAACAAAATGCAGTATACATTTTGCATTCGTATGAAGTTAAGTGGAATGATGCAGTTTTCTCGAACCGatggaaaatcagggaataaGCAAAACATCTACTGTCGGAGCAAAGAACAAACTATGTTATCACAACGAATTGCTCTCTTGATGAGAAATGACTTTTATGATCATCTTGGCCCAACAAGGAATAGAGAACATTTTGGCAAACATCCCGATTtttaattaaccctttcaaaaGCATAATGGAAACCCGGTTGATACATGGAACCATCTATCATCTATCAAAACGTGAACAAACGAGGCTGTTTGGCCCTAGGCTGACCAATTCCAGGcattaataaattaaatccagatacaaaatcatataatacatttataacatAGACCGCAGAACACATATCCGGCGAATGCGAGAGATTTTACATCGgatgaattcaataaatattccGCGCATGTGGCACAGTTACATACAGTGACATGTCTGACCACAAAGCCATATCATGTAATATACGATTCGGGTCCTGTAATTCAGTTACTATCGCGTAAATGTAATTACGTTTTATCGATGTGATTATGAGCTGCCAGGAACGGCTCCTGTGTATACGGAGGTCGGCTTAACCCATCAGCTAATACTAATCATGACACATCGCCCACAAAACcaactaaaatatattttccccAGAGAAAGGCCGATTTTATATGTGATGATAATCGTTACTTTCTCCGTAATATATCAGCAATTGATAAGAATACGATATTCGTCGATTTATATACcgatgatattcatataaagaTTAACAAAAATAGACCATTATCAACGGATTTGTAAGATATCTATCAAATGCTTATATAGACACTGAAGCTATGAAAgtacgattttcattttaccaAGAACAAGCGATCAGTTGAAGTCTTTTGATAAATTACCACTCGTTTTCAATGATAATGGAGTTTAAATCAACCGGGGAAGATACACTGCTGTCGCCTATACAGTAATCCTCTCATAATTGATACGGGTGTCTTGTAAAGGTCGCTACAGTACCTCGTCGCTATGTTTGAGACTGATCAATGATCGATTCTTaatcaaactaatgaataattcaagTATTCAGCGAAATCGTTTCGTTTTCTAATACTAGCGTTTCTAAATCGCGTTAAAGGGTCgaattaaaattgaaataggTCAATTGACATTCTATATAGAAaggaaaattcaatttctcaGTAGAGTTTTGGTGGTAAAGTATAGTGTTAGTTTTTCATAAGAGATTTCTCGTGATATCTAAAGTATATATGTAGAAATGCGAATAGTTTTTGTTCATGGATCGCATTTGCCATCTGAAGAAAATTACATCAATTACATACGTTTCAAATATCCAATTTCTATCCGGTTCTGATGTAAAATCATCCTTCTATAGCAAAGATTGGAGTGTTTCAGACGCGCAGTTAACGATTAAATTCCCATACGGCCGGCATCTTGGTTTGCGTTATGCGTccgtcattatttttctattccCAGACGTAGTGTCGCAGACTTTCGATATTCATCTTCCCTATGCATGTTGATACCAGTTTTCTTCGATTATAACcataaagaaaataaagtaATGTTTTCTTTAGCGAGCGTGATCTTAGTGCATGAAGTTAGTAATCGTCGAGCGATCTTCCCTCGACCCCTGAAGGAGTTGCGTTATTTGAATCGTAACAGAGGCTACTGTAGTTTAACCCGTGGTACTAGATATACATTAGCCCTTGATTATGACATTTTTTGACATAAAGAATTTGCTGGGAGTTTATAACcgtaatttctttcttttaggTTTGACTGCGGAAGTGGCGAGGCGACTATAACTAGTTCGACGAAAGCGAAGCTCGGAGAATGGAACACACTGATCGCGAGTCGAGTGGGAAACAAAGGATGGATAAGTCTCAATAATGGACCGACCAATAGAGCAGAGGCAGAGGTAAGATGATTTCTCTGAGTGGGATTGGAAATTTCATCCTAGGAAGACGACTCGGTCTGTCCTACGCAGATGTTAATAATTGTCTATTTACTTGTTCAAACAATGAATAGATGGATAAACAAATcatgtttatatttcaaaagaGCAACCAAATAAAACCGACGActccagattttgaaataattaatacgGAATAAGATATATGAATTTTGTCGCTTTTTAAATCGCAGGGTCTATTTACCCACGTGACTCTAAGAGAGGAACTTTTCCTCGGCGGTCACAAGAACCTTACATTAGCAGCGACTAATGCAGGCGTCGAGACAGGATTTTATGGTTGCGTTGAAGAATTGATAGTTAATGGCTACAAATACGATTCCCGATGGGGACCATTCGTAGGTGACGCATTGCACGGGGTAGATGTTGGTAAGTATTGATGGTATATTTGCATTTTCAGATAATCCACTTGGGATAAAGCGCAAAGTATTTGAATGGATTTATTTGTAACTGTACAAAGTGCAATATTCAGGTTTTGAATGAAACTTTGTGATTTAGTTTGTACGCATTCAAATTGCTAGATTTTGTCACGATCtacagaaaatgtttatcgaTTTCCATAGCTGAATGTAGTAGTGGTGTGTGCAAAGGGATGCTCTGTTACCATGGAGGGACATGTGCACCAAAATCCCCTGATAAGCATATTTGCCTGTGCGCTCTTGGTTTTTCTGGCCCAAACTGTGAAACAAGTGAGTTTTTTTGTGAATCAATGTGTATAGTCatgtaaaagaaaatgtttccgATATACATGTAAGGCTTTACTGTGCCCCGGTAGAAGATAACACATGAAACTGTCTTTGAAGATAATCTATCACTCAAGAGAACACCAGAAAATGCTATTTGAATAGTTAACTTTTTTGTAGTCTCCTCACTtcagaaaaattgtttaaacTATAAAACGGTTCAGTTTCGTTCCTTGTCcccattcaaaatgaaaattaaccttTCCCTTAAATCCAGCACCGATATAACGAGTGTTTCTCTTTATTTGTATAGCAACTGTTACAAAACTGCCTTTATTCAATGGCTATTCATACTTGGAACACGAAGGTCTAAAATATACATCTCAGTCGCATACCGAACTGGAAGTTATATTCAAACCCACTGCAGCTAATGGAGTGATTATTTACAACGGGCATACTGTAGACCGAAGAGGTGACTTTATGGGTGTAGCAATGAAAGACGGTCACCTAGAATTCAGATTCGATCTTGGAACTGGCCCTGCCATTATCAGGTTTGAGGAGCATAATACGAAAGCTGCCATTTCGAATTTTCTCTGGTCTATCACAATACgtatacattttctttcaatGATCACCTTCCAGAAGCAAACAACCTCTGGAGCTGAATAAATGGTACGTTGCTCACCTGAAACGCACGGGCAGTTACggagaaatgagaattaacaACGGAGGTAAAGTGACCGGGTTATCTCAAGGCCCTTACAGACAACTCACGCTGAAACTGAATATGTACATCGGTGGACATCGGAATTACGATGAGGTTTCACATCATTTGGGAATGGAGAAATCATTCGAAGGATGTATCCAGAAAGTAAATTCTTTAAAGTGGTTTCATTCATCGGACACATGGATGGGCatacatatatttttcaacaactaTCAAATGTTTTACGTAGGTTGTACTCAATAGCCAGACTTTGGATCTGGTTGGTAAAGCTATTGGTGGCATGAATATCGGCCGATGTGATCATCCGTGTGCTGATGCAATCTGTCAGAACGGAGGTGTTTGTAGACCAATACGCGACACTTACACCTGTGATTGTCCACTGTTTTATGCCAATACGGACTGTGAGGATAGTGAGTATCAAAATTCCTCAACTTTCCAAAAAGCCACACAGAAACAGGCAACAcatttgttcttttttttcgtaGATATAAGGGATTCACTAACAGTACCTCGATTTAGTGGACATAGCTATATGGTATATACTGGTAATGATATAATGCGaaggtattttgaatatatctgCTACTTAATAAATCGTGTGATAGCGTAGGTTCTGATTTGTAACGCGTATTTTGCTATTTTCTTGTAGAATTATGGGCGATAAGATAGACGTATATATCAAATTCCGAGCCACTGAGGCTGACGGTTTAATTTTCTGGGCGAGTCAACAGATAATGACGTCAAGTAGTGATTTCGTAGCCCTCAGTTTAGTAGGAGGTCGGATACGATTCCAGTTCAACTTAGGCAGTGGTGAAACGACCCTTCAGTACAATATATCGAGACTTGATGACGGTGAATGGCATGAAATACGCGCGCAAAGGTAATACAGAGTTGATGGAAAATGACCTTGAATAGAAACACCATAACTTATAGTGACTATACAGATTAGCTGAAGTAATTATGAATGTGTGATTTATTCCCAATTTAGGTACGATAAGCTAGCTCTTTTAGAAGTTAACGGCAAAAATGTAATCGAGGCCAACGCACCAGGATCAGACACCAGCTTGACAACAGAATCTGCTCTATACATTGGTGAGTTTAATCGGGGATGGCTTATTTGGTTAATACGAATCACAGTAATGACCTCGGATTTGATAGACTTCACTTCTCATATCACTTCTCACCAAATATGTTTTCCTTATGCAGGAGgcttagaaaatattgaacaCCGGACGTTGAAGAAATTTCGAACAGGGTTGCACGGGTGCATATCGAAGTTAAAATTGGCGACCGATTATGACGTAAAATTAATCAAAGAGGCGTCAAAAGGACAAAATATCGACAAATGCTTTTTATACAACAGGAGCTAGGAAAACTTTCGAGAAAGAGACAAACAATTGTTtgcgaaatgaaaaattttgcTTATccatattttctttattgactttaattttcttttatgaCATTGACGTACCAATGAGTGACCAAGTCGCTCATCGTCAGTTTAATCTTGACTTCGATATTCGATTTATAAGCGTTTTCAAAACCGAAGAGTGCTTGTAAAATATCCAAGGATCCAAAAGGTCACATTCACGTCTCGGAAAGGTGGCAGAAACTCATTTAAACATGGAATAATCAAGCCATAGTGGTGTCTTATATATCAGGGGTTAATTCATGCATATTGAATTGGTGCTATTGCATTGTACGCTATGATATTTTTTCTGAGTGAACATGGACCGAAGGTGTGCGATTGCATGAATGCATTTTAGTCAGACCTGTAATTGTCAAGAATTTAGAAGCAGTTGTGTGACGTCTTGACAAAAACATCGCTGAATATAGACATTGGTGGTGAGGGATTTTCAACAGGATTTGGAGTGCACGGCCTTGTGTCTTTCAGATTTTTAGTCAAAACGAAAGAAAGTCATCATTGCTTATACTGAATGAACAAAACATTCATTGATTCGATCTAAAACATGTAAATTTATAACTTGTACATAGTATCGGTGTACGTTTCGTTAGTCATACAGCACATTGTTAAGTAGCATTTGTTGTTTACGTTGAGAAGAAACATTCGATTTAT is a window of Tubulanus polymorphus chromosome 2, tnTubPoly1.2, whole genome shotgun sequence DNA encoding:
- the LOC141898464 gene encoding pikachurin-like isoform X2; the encoded protein is MDSSCSFHALIFLLIIGRLSCTDSPKHRLQPFFQGSCGPVDACDQGCIPDGRGYYCSCEPGFRLEPNGYACAAVPADTLLEVNVEFDNGDEDANTKPGVPYRTVEYSNNAAAKKKNIVHDRMQGDQPMNSDENVSKVRQKRKGLQTVQCEHLVCNNDGTCVIDEVTKQQRCQCKLGYTGKYCEEKLDVRYPLLSGFGYVAFPPLQHASSKCDINIRFRPDVHRGANGLLLYTGDVSGYYPDFFSIALKDGYPEFRFDCGSGEATITSSTKAKLGEWNTLIASRVGNKGWISLNNGPTNRAEAEGLFTHVTLREELFLGGHKNLTLAATNAGVETGFYGCVEELIVNGYKYDSRWGPFVGDALHGVDVAECSSGVCKGMLCYHGGTCAPKSPDKHICLCALGFSGPNCETTTVTKLPLFNGYSYLEHEGLKYTSQSHTELEVIFKPTAANGVIIYNGHTVDRRGDFMGVAMKDGHLEFRFDLGTGPAIIRSKQPLELNKWYVAHLKRTGSYGEMRINNGGKVTGLSQGPYRQLTLKLNMYIGGHRNYDEVSHHLGMEKSFEGCIQKVVLNSQTLDLVGKAIGGMNIGRCDHPCADAICQNGGVCRPIRDTYTCDCPLFYANTDCEDNIRDSLTVPRFSGHSYMVYTGNDIMRRIMGDKIDVYIKFRATEADGLIFWASQQIMTSSSDFVALSLVGGRIRFQFNLGSGETTLQYNISRLDDGEWHEIRAQRYDKLALLEVNGKNVIEANAPGSDTSLTTESALYIGGLENIEHRTLKKFRTGLHGCISKLKLATDYDVKLIKEASKGQNIDKCFLYNRS
- the LOC141898464 gene encoding pikachurin-like isoform X3; amino-acid sequence: MDSSCSFHALIFLLIIGRLSCTDSPKHRLQPFFQAVPADTLLEVNVEFDNGDEDANTKPGVPYRTVEYSNNAAAKKKNIVHDRMQGDQPMNSDENVSKVRQKRKGLQTVQCEHLVCNNDGTCVIDEVTKQQRCQCKLGYTGKYCEEKLDVRYPLLSGFGYVAFPPLQHASSKCDINIRFRPDVHRGANGLLLYTGDVSGYYPDFFSIALKDGYPEFRFDCGSGEATITSSTKAKLGEWNTLIASRVGNKGWISLNNGPTNRAEAEGLFTHVTLREELFLGGHKNLTLAATNAGVETGFYGCVEELIVNGYKYDSRWGPFVGDALHGVDVAECSSGVCKGMLCYHGGTCAPKSPDKHICLCALGFSGPNCETTTVTKLPLFNGYSYLEHEGLKYTSQSHTELEVIFKPTAANGVIIYNGHTVDRRGDFMGVAMKDGHLEFRFDLGTGPAIIRSKQPLELNKWYVAHLKRTGSYGEMRINNGGKVTGLSQGPYRQLTLKLNMYIGGHRNYDEVSHHLGMEKSFEGCIQKVVLNSQTLDLVGKAIGGMNIGRCDHPCADAICQNGGVCRPIRDTYTCDCPLFYANTDCEDSEYQNSSTFQKATQKQATHLFFFFVDIRDSLTVPRFSGHSYMVYTGNDIMRRIMGDKIDVYIKFRATEADGLIFWASQQIMTSSSDFVALSLVGGRIRFQFNLGSGETTLQYNISRLDDGEWHEIRAQRYDKLALLEVNGKNVIEANAPGSDTSLTTESALYIGGLENIEHRTLKKFRTGLHGCISKLKLATDYDVKLIKEASKGQNIDKCFLYNRS
- the LOC141898464 gene encoding pikachurin-like isoform X1 is translated as MDSSCSFHALIFLLIIGRLSCTDSPKHRLQPFFQGSCGPVDACDQGCIPDGRGYYCSCEPGFRLEPNGYACAAVPADTLLEVNVEFDNGDEDANTKPGVPYRTVEYSNNAAAKKKNIVHDRMQGDQPMNSDENVSKVRQKRKGLQTVQCEHLVCNNDGTCVIDEVTKQQRCQCKLGYTGKYCEEKLDVRYPLLSGFGYVAFPPLQHASSKCDINIRFRPDVHRGANGLLLYTGDVSGYYPDFFSIALKDGYPEFRFDCGSGEATITSSTKAKLGEWNTLIASRVGNKGWISLNNGPTNRAEAEGLFTHVTLREELFLGGHKNLTLAATNAGVETGFYGCVEELIVNGYKYDSRWGPFVGDALHGVDVAECSSGVCKGMLCYHGGTCAPKSPDKHICLCALGFSGPNCETTTVTKLPLFNGYSYLEHEGLKYTSQSHTELEVIFKPTAANGVIIYNGHTVDRRGDFMGVAMKDGHLEFRFDLGTGPAIIRSKQPLELNKWYVAHLKRTGSYGEMRINNGGKVTGLSQGPYRQLTLKLNMYIGGHRNYDEVSHHLGMEKSFEGCIQKVVLNSQTLDLVGKAIGGMNIGRCDHPCADAICQNGGVCRPIRDTYTCDCPLFYANTDCEDSEYQNSSTFQKATQKQATHLFFFFVDIRDSLTVPRFSGHSYMVYTGNDIMRRIMGDKIDVYIKFRATEADGLIFWASQQIMTSSSDFVALSLVGGRIRFQFNLGSGETTLQYNISRLDDGEWHEIRAQRYDKLALLEVNGKNVIEANAPGSDTSLTTESALYIGGLENIEHRTLKKFRTGLHGCISKLKLATDYDVKLIKEASKGQNIDKCFLYNRS